In Oceanivirga salmonicida, a single genomic region encodes these proteins:
- a CDS encoding MarR family transcriptional regulator, with amino-acid sequence MEKINKSEELLYAWVKLSTIIKNNRITKGLMYNEAIIMLIVYNKYREDKNSVVSIKEIIAETKMLKSLVNRTVNSLEKKSLLTKCEVGKDKRMVYVKCVEENLKIFLEVHNTSLNIVNQIIKVIGMEKANSFIDMVKCIAKNNFSLPKN; translated from the coding sequence ATGGAAAAAATTAATAAAAGTGAAGAATTGCTATATGCATGGGTAAAACTTTCGACAATAATAAAGAATAACAGAATAACAAAAGGACTTATGTACAATGAAGCAATAATAATGTTAATTGTCTATAATAAGTATAGAGAAGACAAAAATTCAGTTGTATCAATTAAAGAAATAATCGCAGAAACTAAAATGTTGAAGTCTCTAGTAAATAGAACAGTCAATTCATTAGAAAAGAAATCACTTTTAACTAAATGTGAAGTAGGTAAAGATAAAAGAATGGTTTATGTAAAATGTGTTGAGGAAAATTTAAAGATATTTCTTGAAGTACACAATACTTCTTTAAATATAGTTAATCAGATTATTAAGGTTATAGGTATGGAAAAAGCCAACTCATTTATTGACATGGTTAAATGCATTGCTAAAAATAATTTTTCTTTACCTAAAAATTAG
- the ruvC gene encoding crossover junction endodeoxyribonuclease RuvC yields the protein MRILGIDPGTAIVGYSIIDIEKGQYNLIDYGCIYTDKDTPMPRRLEEIYDGLDTIIKLYKPMEMAIEDLYFFKNQKTVIKVSQARGVINLVARKNGLDIFDYTPLQVKMGVCSYGRATKKQIQEMIKIILKLDEIPTPDDAADAIAIAITHINSKNIPKLDKIHIKKSNIKTGNKMSASEFRKLFKK from the coding sequence ATGAGAATATTAGGTATAGACCCTGGTACTGCAATAGTTGGATACTCTATAATAGATATTGAAAAAGGGCAATATAATCTTATTGATTATGGCTGTATATATACTGACAAAGATACTCCTATGCCAAGAAGATTAGAAGAAATTTATGATGGTTTAGATACTATTATTAAACTATATAAACCCATGGAAATGGCAATAGAAGACTTATATTTTTTCAAAAATCAAAAAACTGTTATAAAAGTTAGCCAAGCAAGGGGAGTAATAAATTTAGTCGCAAGAAAAAATGGTTTAGACATTTTTGATTATACACCTTTACAAGTTAAAATGGGGGTATGTTCTTATGGACGTGCAACAAAAAAACAAATACAAGAAATGATTAAAATAATTTTAAAATTAGATGAAATACCTACACCAGATGATGCAGCTGATGCTATTGCAATAGCAATAACACATATAAATTCAAAAAATATACCTAAATTAGATAAAATTCATATAAAAAAATCTAATATTAAAACTGGTAATAAAATGAGTGCATCTGAATTTAGAAAATTATTTAAGAAATGA